In Betaproteobacteria bacterium, the genomic window TGGAGACACCCGCGATGGACATCCTGGTCCTGCCGGGCGACGGCATCGGCCCCGAAATCTCGCAAGCGACGCTGCGCGTGCTCGAGCGCGCGAACGAGCGCTTCGGGCTCGGCTTGCAGTGGAAGCACGACGAGATGGGCTTCGTCACGCTGAAGAAGGAAGGCACGACCTTTCCCGCGCGCATCCTGGAAGCGGCCCGGCGCTGCGCCGGGGTGATCCTGGGGCCGGTCTCGCATCTGGACTATCCGCCCTCGGACCAGGGCGGGGTCAATCCTTCCGGCGAATTCCGCGTCAAGCTCGACCTGTACGCCAACATCCGTCCCGCCAAATCCCGCCTGGGTGTGGGCCTGACCGGCAAGCCGGTCGACCTGGTCATCTTTCGCGAATGCACCGAAGGCTTCTATGCCGATCGCAACATGTACATGGGCATCGGCGAATTCATGCCGACCGAGGACATGGCGCTGTCGGTGCGCCGCGTCACCGCCAAGTGCTGCAACCGGATCGCGCGGCGCGCGTTCGAGGCGGCGCGAGGGCGGCGCAAGAAGGTCACGGCCGTGCACAAGCAGAACGTGCTGCGCATCTCGGATGCGCTGTTCCTGCGCGAAGTGCGCAAGGTCGCGCAGGAATTTCCCGACGTGCAGCTGGAAGAAGTGATCGTCGATGCGATGGCCGCACTGCTCGTGCGCGATCCGACCCGCTTCGACATCATCGTGTCCACCAACATGTTCGGCGACATCCTGTCCGATGAGGCTTCCGAGCTTTCGGGCAGCCTCGGCCTCGCCGGCTCGGTCAATGCCGGCGACGATCTGTGCGTGGCCCAGGCGCAGCACGGCTCGGCGCCCGACATCGCCGGTCAGGACAAGGCCAATCCCACCTCGCTCATCCTTTCGGCTGCGATGATGCTGGAATGGATGGGGCGCCGCCACGCTTCGGATGCGTTGACGCAGGCCGCGGCTGCGATCGAGGCGGCCGTCGATTCGGCTTTGTCGAACCCGCAGACGCGTACCGCCGATCTCAAGGGTCCGCTCGGTACGCGCGCCTTCACCCAGGTCGTCGTCGACAAGCTCGGTTGAGCGCGCCCGGCGATGCGCATTCTGCTGAGCAACGACGACGGCTATTTCGCGCCGGGGCTCGCGGTATTGGCGAAGACGCTGGCACAGGTGGCCGAGGTGACCGTCGTGGCCCCCGAGCGCGATCGCAGCGGCTCCAGCAATTCGCTCACCCTCGATCGGCCGCTTACGCTGCGGCGCGCGCCGAGCGGTTTCAGCTATGTCAACGGCACCCCGACCGATTGCGTGCACCTGGCGGTCACGGGGCTGATCGATTTCGTTCCCGACATGATCGTCTCGGGCATCAACGACGGCGCCAACATGGGCGACGATACGATCTATTCGGGAACGGTCGCCGCCGCCACCGAGGGCTTCCTGCTCGGCATCCCGTCACTGGCGATCTCGCTCGCCGGCGGCCACGGCGCGCACTTCGAGACCGCGGCGCACTATGCGTGCCGCCTGGTCGAGCGCTTCGGCGACGGCGCGCCGGCGGCCAACGTGCTGCTGAACGTCAACGTGCCCGATCTGCCGCTGGCGCAGGTCGAAGGCATGGAGGTGACGCGGCTCGGCAAGCGCCACAAGGCCGAGCCGGTCGTGCGCGCGACCACCCCGCGCGGCGATACGGTGTACTGGGTGGGGGCGGCTGGCGCCGCTCAGGATGCCGGCGAAGGCACCGACTTCCATGCAATCGCCAACCGGCGCGTTTCGATCACCCCCTTGCAGATGGATCTGACGCATTTCGCCCAGCTCGGCGCCGTGCGCGATTGGCTGGCCCGCGACCGATGACCGAGCGCGTGCGCGGCATCGGCATGACCTCGGAGCGCACGCGCCTGCGCATGGTGGAGCGATTGCGCGCGGGCGGGGTACACGATGAAGCGGTGCTCGGCGCCATGGCCGAAATTCCGCGCCACATCTTCGTCGACGACGCGTTGGCGAGCCGCGCTTACGACGACGTATCGCTTCCGCTCGGCCACGGTCAGACGATCTCGAACCCGTTCACGGTCGCGAGGATGTGCGAGCTGGTGCGTGCCAGCCGCCCGCTGGGGCGCGTGCTCGAAGTGGGCACCGGTTGCGGCTATCAGGCCGCCGTGCTTTCGAAGCTGGCACGCGAGGTGTTCTCGGTCGAGCGCATCGGCGCGCTGCTGGAGCAGGCGCGCGTACGCATCCTGCGCGAATTGAAGCTGCGCAACGTGCGCATGAAACTGGCCGATGGCAGAGAGGGACTGCCCGAGGCGGCGCCGTTCGACGCGATCGTGATCGCTGCGGCGGCGAACGCACCGCCCGCAGCGTTGCTCGAGCAGCTGGCACCGGGTGGTAGAATGATTCTGCCGTTGGGAACCCAGAAGCAGCGACTTTGTCTGATCGAGCGCTCGGCTTCGGGTCTGATCGACAACATGCTGGAAGAAGTTCATTTCGTACCGCTGCGCGCGGGCACGCTGCGATGAGAATGCGAATGCGCTGCGCGGTTGCCGCAGGGTTGGCCGTCGCGCTGAGCGGTTGCATGGTCGCGCGGCATCCCGCGCCGGTCGTGGAGCGCAAGCCCGCGCCGAGCAGGGTCGAGGCGCGGCCCGGCACCTACATCGTCAAGCGCGGCGACACGCTGTACGCCATTGCAGTCGCCCACGGCATCGACTACCGCGACCTGGCGCGCTGGAACAACATCACCGATCCCGCCGCCATCGAGGTCGGCCAGGTGCTGCTGGTCAAGGATCCGAACGCGGCCCCCGCGGCGCCGACCGTCGCGGCGCCAACCGAGCCGGCGCCCGGTGCGGCCGTAGCCCGGCCCTATCAGGCGCCGCCGCCCGTGCAAGGGCAGGCGATGGGAGCCGATGGCGTGCCCTTGCTGCCACCGCTTGGCGACAAGCCGGCTGTCGCGGAAATACCGCCCGCCGACCTCATCACCACGCCGCAGGCAATCAAGCTGCCGTACTCGGAAGCGGCGCTCGCCCAGTTGCAGGAAACCACGTCCGCGCCCTCGGCTGCCGCCGCAACTGCGCCGGCTGCGGCGCCGGAAAAGCAGCCAGCGCCGGCTACGACCGACGATCCGGATGCGGTGAATTGGGGCTGGCCGACCAAGGGCAAGGTGATCGCAGGCTTCAACGAGAACGGCGGGCCGAAGGGCGTGCAGATAGCGGGCAATCTCGGCCAGGCCATCGTCGCCAGCGCGCCCGGCCGGGTCGTGTATACCGGCAGCGGATTGCGTGGCTACGGCAATCTGGTCATCATCAAGCACAACGACACCTATCTGTCGGCCTACGCCCACAACCGCAGCGTGCTGGTGAAGCAGGGCGACGCGGTGACCAAGGGTCAGAAGATCGCCGAGATGGGCGACTCGGATGCGAGCCGCGTCATGCTGCACTTCGAGATCCGGCGCCTCGGCAAGCCGGTGGATCCGATCAAGTTCTTACCGCCAACGTGAATGAGTGAAGAGTAACTGAGTGAAGCGTGAAGGGTGAAAAGTGAAGGGCGACTTCACCTTTCACTCTTCACTCAATCGCCCTCGGCTCTTCAAAACTCCGACCTCACTTCACACTTCACTCGATCATCCTCGGCTGTTCAAGCTTCCAACCTCACTTCGCTCTTCACTCCGTCGCTTCAAATCTCGAACTCCCTCACCATCCTTTTCAACCGCCGCATGTCCGTGTCTGCCGCGCGCGCCCCGTAGCGCAGCGCGATATACAGATCGGTGATCGCGCGGATCGCGCCGGCCGCCTCCGGAACACGGCCGGCTGCGCGGGCGGCAAAGTCCGCCGGGCCCTCGGACGGAGCGCGTTGCGCGCCGCGCCGAGCGAGCTTGCGGCAGAAGCGCGCATAGATTGCGGCCACCGGGTCGCGCGTGCGCCGATGCAGCCGGCGCAGGATCAGCGCTGCGAAGATGCAGGTGATGAAGCCGGTGATTGCGAGCAGGATCAGCGCGAGCGTTTGCCAGGTGGCGCGGTCCAGGCCCACGCGCGACAGCAGCCAGTACTGGCGCTCGGGGGTGTAGCCGAGCACCCACTGGTTCCACGTGTTGGCGAACGAATCCCAGGTGAAGCGCAGTTGCCGCAGCCATTCGCTGTTGCTGCGAAGCGCCAGCCGCAATCCGTCCGTCGTCGGCACGGTGGCTGCAATTCCGGATTCCACGCGCTGCGGCGAGACCGCCGCAGTCGGATCCACGCGCACCCAGCCGCGTTCCTCGATCCACGCTTCGGCCCAGGCGTGCGCCTCGGACTGGCGCACGATCATGTAGTCGCCGATCGGGTTTACTTCCCCGCCCTGGTAGCCGGTGACCACCCGCGCCGGAATGCCGGCCGCGCGCATGAGAAAAACGAACGCGGAGGCATAGTGCTCGCAAAAGCCGCTGCGCGTGTTGAACAGGAAATCATCGACCGGATTCTCGCCCAGCAGCGGCGGGGTGAGGGTGTAGAAGAACGGCTGAGTGCGGAACATCGCCAGCACCTGGTTCACCATGTCTTCGTCGTCGCGCGCGGCGTTGTGCATGTTGAGCGCGAGCGCCCTTGCGCGCCAGTTGTAACCTTCGGGCAGCTGCAGCGCGCGCCGGCGCTCGTACGGGCTCAATCCTTCGTAGCCCAGCCGGTAGCTGGTGTGCGAGGTCATCTCGTAGCGCGTGCGGCTTCGCACCGGCCGGTTCGCCAGCAACTGGAAGTCGGTGGTGAAATGGCTGTTGGGCGGAAGCTTCGCCGGCAGCTCGAGCGCGAACAGCCAGCGCTTGTCGTGCGGCTCCAGCGTGACGGTATAGCTGTACGCGGCGCCTGTCCCGACCGGCGCATAGCTGGCGGACGTGGTGCCGAAGGTCATGCCCATGTGCCACGACGTGCCGTCGAAGTACCACAGCACCGGCCCGCGCCAGTACAGCTGATTCGGCTTGGGCATCTCGCCCTGGAATTGCACGCGGAACGCGACCGCGTCCGAAAGGCTCAGCTGGCTCAGGGTGCCCGGGCTCATCGAATCGGACAACCCGGTGATGCCCGCGAACGCGTCGCGCGGCAAGCCCCAGACCGGCCCCTGCACTCGCGGAAACAGCACGAACAGCACCAGCATCACGGGCGTGGCCTGCGCCAGCATGATGGCGGACAAGCGCAACGTCTCCTGGTAGCGCAGCGCGCCTGCGCGCCATTGCAGGCCGATCATCGTGCCGGTGATGACCCAGACGCCGACCAGCATGAGCAGCGCCGTCGGGATGGTCTGCGAGTACAGGAAGTTGGTCAGGACGACGAAGTAGGAAAGGAAGATGACGATCATGGCATCGCGCATGCTCGCCATCTCGAGCAGCTTCAGTGTCAGCATGACCACCAGCAGCGCTACCCCGGCGTCGCGTCCGAACAGCGTGCCGAAGCTGAGATAGATACCGGCGCTCGCGCCCGCCACCACGGTGAGCAGCAGCCACTTGCGGGGCAGCACCCCGCCTCTCCAGCCGAGGTGGAGCCGCCAGGCGATGGCCAGCGCCGCCAGAGCGGTGATCCAGACCGGCAGGCGCTCGACGTGGGGCAGCGTGACCAGCGCCATGGACAGCGCCATCCACGCGACGTTGCGGGGATCGAGCCGTGTCGTCATTGCGGCAGCAGGGCGAGCGCTTCCAGGCATTGTGTGCGATGTCCCGCGCCCGCAGCCGGCTCGATCACCGTCGGCGGCAATCGCAAGCCGTAAGTCATGCCGGCTGCATCGGCTTCGAGCACCCAGCGTGTGAGCCGCGAGATTCGCGCCTCGGTGGCCATCGCCTCGGGCAACGCGTTCCAGTCGAGCCACAACTCGCTATCGGCCTGGCCGCTGAATACCTTGCTGAGGAGCCCCCGATTCTGCGCATCGGCTTTCCAGGCGATGCGTCGCGGCGAGTCTCCTGCGTGATAAGCGCGAAGCCCCGAGAAATCTTCGTTGCCGAGCGCCGATGCCGGGCCCTCGCCGCGTTCTCCGGTTGGCGAGGGCAAGGGCACCGGCGGCGTTTCCGGGCGCGCGAAAACGATGCAGTCGACATCGGGCTCGAGGTAGCTCCAGGCACGGAACAGCCCGAGCGGAAAGCGCGTCTGCAGCATCACGCGGCCGATACGCAGCCGGCCGCGGCTGCGCGCAGGAAGCGCGATCGGCGCCACGGCATCGGAGTCTGCCGCGACGTCGAAGCCATGCGCCTGGCCGGCTGCCGAGACCGCTTCCAGTGCGGCACGGCTTACGCCGGTGGCGTTCTCGATGCGCAAGGGGAACTCGACCACGTCGCCGGCGAACACCGAGCGTGGCCGGCCGGCGGAAATGCGCAGGTTCGCCATGTTGCGGAACGTGTACAGCATCCCGTTCACGCCCAGGCCTGCCAGCAGGAACGTGAGGATGAAGCCGAGCGAGAGCGAATAGTTGACCGAGCCGGCCAGCATCAGCAACAGCACCAGGAAAAAGATGCAGCCGTGCGAGGTCGGCAGGATGTACACGCGCCTGTGCCCGAGCACGATGGGCCCCGGCTGCGGACCGCGCAGCTGATACAGCCAGGTGTCGATCCAGCGTCGTAGTGCAATGGGCATGGCGCGCATGGCGGCGAGCGCGGATGTGGCAGCCGTCAAGGAATGGCTACGGCCTCGATCAGGCGCGAGGCCACGTCGACGTCGTTGATGCGCCCGTGCGGGTCGCTCGAATGCAGCCGGTGTCCGACCACGCCTGGGATCACCGCCTGTACGTCCTCGGGCAGCACTTCGCTGCGGGCATCCATCAAGGCCCAGGCGCGCGCGGCTTGCAGCAGAGCGAGCCCGGCCCGGGGGCTCAGGCCGGCCGCGAGCTCGGGGGCGGTGCGCGTGTAACGGATCAGCGCCTGCAGATAGTCGATCAGCGCCGCGGAGGCGTGCACGCGAGTGACGCCGGCACAAAGATTCGCGAGCTCCTCGGGGCCGATGCAGGGCTCGAGCTGACTGAGCAAGGTGCGCCGCGACGTGCCCTGCAGCAGCGCGCGTTCGGCATCGGCGCCCGGGTAGCCGAGCTGGATGCGCATCAGGAAGCGGTCGAGCTGCGATTCGGGCAATGCAAAGGTGCCGACCTGGTGCGACGGATTCTGGGTCGCGATCACGAAGAACGGCTCGGGCAGGGCGCGCGTTTCGCCTTCGGTCGTTACCTGACGCTCTTCCATCGCTTCCAGCAGCGCGCTTTGGGTCTTGGGGGTCGCGCGGTTCACCTCGTCGGCGAGCAGCACCTGGGTGAAGATCGGGCCGGGATGAAATTTGAACGAGGCTGCCTCGCGGTCGTAGACCGAGACGCCGATGATGTCGGCGGGCAGCAGGTCGCTGGTGAACTGGATGCGCTGGAATCCCAGGCCGAGCGTGCTTGCCAGCGCGTGCGCGAGCGTGGTCTTGCCCACGCCGGGGATGTCCTCGATCAGCAGATGGCCGCCTGCCAGGAGGCACGACAACGCCATGCGGATCTGATGGTCCTTGCCGAGGATGATGCGGTTGACCTGCGCGAAAACGCGCTCCAGGGGCAAGGTCATGGTCTGGATGTCAGCACGCGACAGGCGGACGGTGCCGATCTCGGATACGACCTCGGCATTGTCGGCCGGGCGCAGCGCCGTCGCGGTCGTCATGGAACGCAGAAGCATGGCTGGCGTCGGCATCCATTTCAACGGAGCCGCTCCGATGTGTGATCAATGCGGCGTAACACGCCGGCCGCCACTCGATGCGGCAGTACCAGCGCGTGTTTCGCCGGGCCGCGAACGATTGCTCGCGCCTTCGCAACGTGCGCGCTGCTTGCACGCCTTCGCAGCGGCTGCGCTGCTTGCACGTTGGCACGCAGCCGCAGGATGCCACGACTTGCGCCGATACGATCGCGAATCATGCCCCATCCCGCCGCCCAATTCCCGGTCTGGGCGCCTCAAGACCCGTGCTAGGCTGCGATCGGCCAGCCGATTCCAGTCGGCCGGTTCAACACACCCGCCACGTCGACAGCATCATAGCAAATCGCCTTGCCCCGATGTCTTGCTCAGGCGACGATCATCAGCGCGGCGACCACCCGCCTGCCTTCGGCCATGAGGATTGCGTACGTGCGGCAGGCTGCTGCGGTATCCATCACCTCGTAGCCGATGCGGGCATCGATCAGCGGGCGCAGCACCGCAGATGGCGGAAACTGCAAGCGCGCGCCCGTGCCGATCAGGGCGATTTCCGGTGCGTGTGCGAGCAGCGAGCCGATGTCGGCCGCGTTCAGCGCCGACGGTTCGGCAACCGGCCAGTCGGAAATGCTATCGGGCGTGACGACGACGCTCGTCCGGTAGCGCGTGCCGTTGACGCTCACGTAGCCGCTGCCGGCGCTGGTGATCTGGTTGCGGCCTTCGCCGCGGGCGAGATGAAGCTTCACGATCGGGAGGTGTTTGCGTTGCCCATGAGTCTGCGGCGCGGCTAGAATTATAGCCTTTCGGCCTTTCCGGGCCGTCCGGGTTCCCGATGGAAGAGTTCTCCCGCATCAAGCGCTTG contains:
- a CDS encoding peptidoglycan DD-metalloendopeptidase family protein codes for the protein MRMRMRCAVAAGLAVALSGCMVARHPAPVVERKPAPSRVEARPGTYIVKRGDTLYAIAVAHGIDYRDLARWNNITDPAAIEVGQVLLVKDPNAAPAAPTVAAPTEPAPGAAVARPYQAPPPVQGQAMGADGVPLLPPLGDKPAVAEIPPADLITTPQAIKLPYSEAALAQLQETTSAPSAAAATAPAAAPEKQPAPATTDDPDAVNWGWPTKGKVIAGFNENGGPKGVQIAGNLGQAIVASAPGRVVYTGSGLRGYGNLVIIKHNDTYLSAYAHNRSVLVKQGDAVTKGQKIAEMGDSDASRVMLHFEIRRLGKPVDPIKFLPPT
- a CDS encoding AAA domain-containing protein produces the protein MTLPLERVFAQVNRIILGKDHQIRMALSCLLAGGHLLIEDIPGVGKTTLAHALASTLGLGFQRIQFTSDLLPADIIGVSVYDREAASFKFHPGPIFTQVLLADEVNRATPKTQSALLEAMEERQVTTEGETRALPEPFFVIATQNPSHQVGTFALPESQLDRFLMRIQLGYPGADAERALLQGTSRRTLLSQLEPCIGPEELANLCAGVTRVHASAALIDYLQALIRYTRTAPELAAGLSPRAGLALLQAARAWALMDARSEVLPEDVQAVIPGVVGHRLHSSDPHGRINDVDVASRLIEAVAIP
- a CDS encoding DUF3488 domain-containing protein, producing MPGSARPAAAMTTRLDPRNVAWMALSMALVTLPHVERLPVWITALAALAIAWRLHLGWRGGVLPRKWLLLTVVAGASAGIYLSFGTLFGRDAGVALLVVMLTLKLLEMASMRDAMIVIFLSYFVVLTNFLYSQTIPTALLMLVGVWVITGTMIGLQWRAGALRYQETLRLSAIMLAQATPVMLVLFVLFPRVQGPVWGLPRDAFAGITGLSDSMSPGTLSQLSLSDAVAFRVQFQGEMPKPNQLYWRGPVLWYFDGTSWHMGMTFGTTSASYAPVGTGAAYSYTVTLEPHDKRWLFALELPAKLPPNSHFTTDFQLLANRPVRSRTRYEMTSHTSYRLGYEGLSPYERRRALQLPEGYNWRARALALNMHNAARDDEDMVNQVLAMFRTQPFFYTLTPPLLGENPVDDFLFNTRSGFCEHYASAFVFLMRAAGIPARVVTGYQGGEVNPIGDYMIVRQSEAHAWAEAWIEERGWVRVDPTAAVSPQRVESGIAATVPTTDGLRLALRSNSEWLRQLRFTWDSFANTWNQWVLGYTPERQYWLLSRVGLDRATWQTLALILLAITGFITCIFAALILRRLHRRTRDPVAAIYARFCRKLARRGAQRAPSEGPADFAARAAGRVPEAAGAIRAITDLYIALRYGARAADTDMRRLKRMVREFEI
- a CDS encoding DUF58 domain-containing protein, whose translation is MTAATSALAAMRAMPIALRRWIDTWLYQLRGPQPGPIVLGHRRVYILPTSHGCIFFLVLLLMLAGSVNYSLSLGFILTFLLAGLGVNGMLYTFRNMANLRISAGRPRSVFAGDVVEFPLRIENATGVSRAALEAVSAAGQAHGFDVAADSDAVAPIALPARSRGRLRIGRVMLQTRFPLGLFRAWSYLEPDVDCIVFARPETPPVPLPSPTGERGEGPASALGNEDFSGLRAYHAGDSPRRIAWKADAQNRGLLSKVFSGQADSELWLDWNALPEAMATEARISRLTRWVLEADAAGMTYGLRLPPTVIEPAAGAGHRTQCLEALALLPQ
- the surE gene encoding 5'/3'-nucleotidase SurE — protein: MRILLSNDDGYFAPGLAVLAKTLAQVAEVTVVAPERDRSGSSNSLTLDRPLTLRRAPSGFSYVNGTPTDCVHLAVTGLIDFVPDMIVSGINDGANMGDDTIYSGTVAAATEGFLLGIPSLAISLAGGHGAHFETAAHYACRLVERFGDGAPAANVLLNVNVPDLPLAQVEGMEVTRLGKRHKAEPVVRATTPRGDTVYWVGAAGAAQDAGEGTDFHAIANRRVSITPLQMDLTHFAQLGAVRDWLARDR
- a CDS encoding isocitrate/isopropylmalate dehydrogenase family protein, producing the protein MDILVLPGDGIGPEISQATLRVLERANERFGLGLQWKHDEMGFVTLKKEGTTFPARILEAARRCAGVILGPVSHLDYPPSDQGGVNPSGEFRVKLDLYANIRPAKSRLGVGLTGKPVDLVIFRECTEGFYADRNMYMGIGEFMPTEDMALSVRRVTAKCCNRIARRAFEAARGRRKKVTAVHKQNVLRISDALFLREVRKVAQEFPDVQLEEVIVDAMAALLVRDPTRFDIIVSTNMFGDILSDEASELSGSLGLAGSVNAGDDLCVAQAQHGSAPDIAGQDKANPTSLILSAAMMLEWMGRRHASDALTQAAAAIEAAVDSALSNPQTRTADLKGPLGTRAFTQVVVDKLG
- a CDS encoding protein-L-isoaspartate(D-aspartate) O-methyltransferase encodes the protein MTERVRGIGMTSERTRLRMVERLRAGGVHDEAVLGAMAEIPRHIFVDDALASRAYDDVSLPLGHGQTISNPFTVARMCELVRASRPLGRVLEVGTGCGYQAAVLSKLAREVFSVERIGALLEQARVRILRELKLRNVRMKLADGREGLPEAAPFDAIVIAAAANAPPAALLEQLAPGGRMILPLGTQKQRLCLIERSASGLIDNMLEEVHFVPLRAGTLR